In Sporichthya polymorpha DSM 43042, a genomic segment contains:
- the fabF gene encoding beta-ketoacyl-ACP synthase II, whose amino-acid sequence MSTRTVVVTGVGATTPLGGDARTTWSALLAGRSGVRSLTEEWAADLPVQIAARVAVDPSEVMDRVQARRLDRGGQMAVIAARDAWADAGGDDVGVEPERLGVVVASGIGGITTLLSAYDTLNAKGARFVSPLAIPMLMPNGPAAAIGLERTARAGVHTPVSACASGAEAIAMGADMIREGRADVVLAGGTEACIHPLPMAAFAAMKAMSTRNDEPERASRPYDKARDGFVLGEGSGVIVLESEEHARARGARIYCAVAGAGMSSDAHHIAQPEPDGAGVTRALQFALENSGITASDLKHVNAHATSTPLGDVAEILALRKVFGSALDSVAVSATKSMTGHLLGAAGAVEGVATVLAVAERKAPPTINVDDPDDDADIDIVRVEPRELPSGPIAALNNSFGFGGHNICVVFTSV is encoded by the coding sequence ATGAGCACACGGACCGTCGTGGTCACCGGAGTCGGGGCGACCACGCCCCTGGGTGGCGACGCGCGGACGACGTGGTCCGCGCTTCTCGCCGGCCGCTCCGGCGTCCGTTCGTTGACCGAGGAGTGGGCCGCCGACCTGCCGGTGCAGATCGCCGCGCGGGTCGCGGTCGACCCCTCCGAGGTGATGGACCGCGTCCAGGCCCGGCGCCTCGACCGCGGTGGGCAGATGGCCGTGATCGCCGCCCGCGACGCGTGGGCGGACGCGGGCGGTGACGACGTCGGCGTCGAGCCCGAGCGGCTCGGCGTCGTGGTCGCCTCCGGCATCGGCGGCATCACCACGCTGCTCTCCGCGTACGACACCCTGAACGCCAAGGGCGCCCGGTTCGTCTCGCCGCTCGCGATCCCGATGCTCATGCCGAACGGCCCGGCCGCCGCGATCGGCCTCGAGCGCACCGCGCGCGCCGGTGTGCACACCCCGGTCTCGGCCTGCGCGTCCGGCGCCGAGGCGATCGCGATGGGCGCGGACATGATCCGCGAGGGCCGCGCCGATGTCGTCCTCGCCGGCGGCACCGAGGCCTGCATCCACCCGCTGCCGATGGCGGCCTTCGCGGCCATGAAGGCGATGTCGACCCGCAACGACGAGCCGGAGCGGGCCTCGCGTCCCTACGACAAGGCGCGCGACGGCTTCGTCCTCGGTGAGGGCTCCGGTGTCATCGTGCTGGAGTCCGAGGAGCACGCGCGCGCTCGCGGCGCCCGGATCTACTGCGCCGTCGCCGGCGCGGGCATGAGCTCCGACGCCCACCACATCGCGCAGCCTGAGCCCGACGGCGCCGGCGTCACCCGCGCCCTGCAGTTCGCGCTGGAGAACTCCGGCATCACCGCCTCCGACCTCAAGCACGTCAACGCGCACGCGACGTCCACGCCGCTCGGCGACGTCGCCGAGATCCTCGCCCTCCGCAAGGTGTTCGGCTCCGCCCTCGACTCGGTCGCGGTCTCCGCCACCAAGTCGATGACCGGCCACCTGCTCGGCGCCGCCGGTGCCGTCGAGGGCGTCGCGACCGTCCTCGCCGTCGCCGAGCGCAAGGCCCCGCCGACGATCAACGTCGACGACCCCGACGACGACGCCGACATCGACATCGTCCGCGTCGAGCCCCGGGAGCTCCCCTCGGGCCCCATCGCCGCCCTGAACAACTCCTTCGGCTTCGGCGGCCACAACATCTGCGTAGTCTTCACGTCGGTCTGA
- a CDS encoding acyl-CoA carboxylase subunit beta translates to MSDPRDPIDRLARLLDPGSIDLWWDGAESGFRAANGTVESSPVVAFAADPARMGGAMGIEGSGLIEAVYRKATDHQIPVIGIWHSGGARLTEGVAGLHAVGRIFAAMTAASGRVPQISLVLGPAAGGAAYGPALTDLVVLGPDGRVFVTGPDVVATVTGENADMALLGGPEPHGRTSGVVHVVAPDDAAAFTATRTLTALLARPGRLDLDAVNDTDLAAGLPTEARQVYDVRPLTERLLDAGTAVELQPEWAPNIVTTLGRLGGRTVGVVANNPQRLGGCLDWPSAEKAARFVRMCDAFGIPLAVFVDTPGYLPGVGQEWDGVVRRGAKLLHVFAATAVPRVTVVLRKAYGGAYIAMNSRSLGATRVFAWPGAEIAVMGAVAAVRILHRRALAAADEAERAALETTLAAQHARDEGGVDAALAAGIVDEVIAPARTRTAVARALAAALSDPPVRGAHTNMPL, encoded by the coding sequence GTGAGCGACCCGCGGGATCCGATCGACCGTCTCGCGCGGTTGCTCGACCCCGGGTCGATCGACCTGTGGTGGGACGGCGCGGAGAGCGGGTTCCGCGCCGCCAACGGGACCGTCGAGTCCTCCCCCGTCGTCGCCTTCGCGGCCGACCCGGCGCGCATGGGCGGCGCGATGGGGATCGAGGGGTCCGGGCTGATCGAGGCCGTGTACCGCAAAGCGACGGACCATCAGATTCCGGTGATCGGGATCTGGCACTCCGGCGGGGCGCGTCTGACCGAGGGTGTCGCGGGCCTGCACGCCGTCGGGCGGATCTTCGCGGCGATGACGGCCGCGTCGGGGCGCGTCCCGCAGATCTCGCTCGTCCTCGGTCCCGCGGCCGGTGGCGCGGCCTACGGGCCGGCGCTGACCGACCTCGTCGTGCTCGGTCCCGACGGACGGGTCTTCGTCACCGGCCCCGACGTCGTCGCGACCGTCACCGGCGAGAACGCGGACATGGCGCTGCTCGGCGGCCCGGAGCCGCACGGGCGAACGTCCGGCGTCGTCCACGTCGTCGCGCCCGACGACGCCGCGGCCTTCACGGCCACCCGCACGCTGACCGCGCTGCTCGCCCGGCCCGGCCGGCTCGACCTCGACGCGGTCAACGACACCGACCTCGCCGCCGGGCTGCCGACCGAGGCCCGCCAGGTCTACGACGTCCGCCCCTTGACGGAGCGTCTGCTCGACGCCGGGACCGCCGTCGAGCTACAGCCGGAGTGGGCACCGAACATCGTGACGACCCTGGGCCGGCTCGGCGGCCGCACCGTCGGCGTCGTCGCGAACAACCCGCAACGACTCGGCGGCTGCCTGGACTGGCCGTCGGCCGAGAAGGCGGCGCGCTTCGTCCGGATGTGCGACGCGTTCGGGATCCCGCTGGCCGTCTTCGTCGACACCCCCGGCTACCTGCCCGGCGTCGGCCAGGAGTGGGACGGCGTCGTCCGCCGCGGCGCGAAGCTGCTGCACGTCTTCGCCGCGACCGCCGTCCCCCGCGTGACCGTCGTCCTGCGCAAGGCGTACGGCGGGGCCTACATCGCGATGAACTCCCGCTCGCTCGGTGCGACGCGCGTCTTCGCCTGGCCCGGCGCCGAGATCGCCGTGATGGGTGCGGTGGCCGCGGTGCGGATCCTGCACCGGCGGGCCCTCGCCGCCGCCGACGAGGCCGAGCGCGCCGCTCTCGAGACGACCCTGGCCGCCCAGCACGCCCGCGACGAGGGCGGGGTCGACGCGGCTCTCGCGGCCGGGATCGTCGACGAGGTGATCGCTCCGGCGCGCACGCGCACCGCCGTCGCCCGGGCCCTCGCCGCTGCCCTCAGCGACCCTCCCGTCCGCGGCGCACACACGAACATGCCGCTGTGA
- a CDS encoding DUF3145 domain-containing protein, with protein MTTTRGVLYIHSAQSAMCPHVEWAVAGVLGVSVNFDWTPQPAAPSQWRAELSWQGERGTAAALASALRGWNQLRYEVTEEPVGGHEGARYSCTPSLGMFHAVIGVHGDIMIGEDRLRAAMNRARETEDCDLADEVDLMLGQPWDDELEPFRYAGDGAPVRWLHQVG; from the coding sequence GTGACGACCACTCGTGGAGTGCTGTACATCCACTCCGCTCAGTCCGCCATGTGCCCGCACGTCGAATGGGCCGTGGCGGGAGTTCTCGGCGTCTCGGTGAACTTCGACTGGACGCCGCAACCGGCCGCGCCGTCGCAGTGGCGAGCCGAGCTGTCCTGGCAGGGGGAGCGCGGCACAGCGGCCGCCTTGGCCTCCGCGCTGCGTGGCTGGAACCAGCTGCGCTACGAGGTCACCGAGGAGCCGGTGGGCGGCCACGAGGGTGCCCGCTACAGCTGCACCCCGAGCCTGGGCATGTTCCACGCCGTCATCGGCGTCCACGGGGACATCATGATCGGAGAGGACCGGCTCCGCGCCGCGATGAACCGCGCCCGGGAGACCGAGGACTGCGACCTCGCCGACGAGGTCGACCTGATGCTGGGTCAGCCCTGGGACGACGAGCTCGAGCCCTTCCGCTACGCCGGCGACGGGGCCCCCGTCCGCTGGTTGCACCAGGTCGGCTGA
- a CDS encoding putative bifunctional diguanylate cyclase/phosphodiesterase, translated as MTGTRAVERRGASRRGLAALLTARGTRILGLIVFLLATGTALLVWSPALEDKAPGPTHLPWWAMVLMFGVAEMVVLHIQIRREAQTVSLSEIPLVVGLFMAGPEGLLIGRVVGSLLIFVFHRRQAPIKVAFNTALVFASGALALTIWSLAFNGQEAGPEAWAAAFAALVAAGSFDATITTMAIACYEGRIKISRMAREVASAGTLAAAVGTVGLVAATAVTYDVRSAFLVEAAGALLLLGYRAYASLRERHESLEQLYHFSEVVSGAHDVDTVLRSVLAQARQLLRSDRAEFLSFDFPGGLAPARMSLLPDGVQRDGVAEVGLAAFDADPVVARVRRERRSVLLARTTKDAAEKEYLAEHGLREAIVVPLHMDGVIVGTLSVGNRLGEVRGFDAGDVRLLETVANHAGVALKSGSLIARLSHEAHHDTLTGLPNRHLLQQELDAAIAAVRLGTSVGCAVMISDLNGFKEVNDTLGHQHGDQLLRDVARQFVEVAGTRALVARLGGDEFAVLLTDVASPAEAASMAQAMVDSLAAPMRLDGVSVEVSASIGVAMAPLHGEDVSGLLKRADVAMYAAKANGGGVRFYDEGLQEAANPSRLALVGELRAAIKDGGIEAWVQPKASLVDGSIVGVEALARWRHPVDGIRGPAEFLPVAEANGMIGPLTEAMLDSSLSACSAWLRRGIEAGVAVNVSPRSLRDTSFAETVSSVLARHDVPAHLLTLEITETSLMADSPQAIDVLVRLNALGVRLSIDDFGTGYSSLAYLRRLPVNEIKIDREFTSRIESDPRVLTIVRSVADLARNIGMQTVAEGVEDSDVFARLQELGVGQAQGYHISRPMPAAEFPAWLDRYNEDLNGPRPLLPGGRRPRSHAAA; from the coding sequence GTGACAGGGACGCGGGCAGTGGAGCGGCGGGGGGCTTCCCGTCGCGGTCTGGCCGCCCTGCTGACGGCCCGCGGGACCCGGATCCTCGGGCTCATCGTGTTCCTGCTCGCGACCGGCACCGCGCTGCTGGTCTGGTCGCCGGCGCTGGAGGACAAGGCCCCCGGTCCGACCCACCTGCCCTGGTGGGCGATGGTCCTGATGTTCGGCGTGGCCGAGATGGTCGTGCTGCACATCCAGATCCGCCGTGAGGCGCAGACGGTCTCGCTGTCCGAGATCCCGCTGGTCGTCGGCCTGTTCATGGCCGGCCCGGAGGGGCTGCTCATCGGCCGCGTCGTCGGCTCGCTGCTGATCTTCGTCTTCCACCGCCGCCAGGCCCCGATCAAGGTCGCGTTCAACACCGCCCTGGTCTTCGCCTCCGGCGCGCTGGCCCTGACGATCTGGTCGCTGGCCTTCAACGGCCAGGAGGCCGGCCCCGAGGCGTGGGCCGCCGCCTTCGCGGCGCTGGTCGCGGCCGGCTCCTTCGACGCGACGATCACCACGATGGCGATCGCCTGCTACGAGGGCCGCATCAAGATCTCCCGCATGGCCCGCGAGGTCGCGAGCGCCGGCACGCTGGCCGCCGCCGTCGGCACCGTCGGCCTGGTCGCCGCCACCGCGGTCACGTACGACGTCCGCAGCGCGTTCCTCGTCGAGGCCGCCGGCGCGCTGCTGCTGCTCGGCTACCGCGCCTACGCGTCGCTGCGTGAGCGGCACGAGAGCCTGGAGCAGCTGTACCACTTCTCCGAGGTCGTCTCCGGCGCGCACGACGTCGACACCGTCCTGCGCTCGGTCCTGGCCCAGGCCCGTCAGCTGCTGCGCAGCGACCGCGCCGAGTTCCTGTCCTTCGACTTCCCGGGCGGTCTGGCGCCGGCCCGCATGAGTCTGCTCCCCGACGGCGTCCAGCGCGACGGGGTCGCCGAGGTCGGCCTCGCCGCCTTCGACGCCGACCCCGTGGTCGCCCGCGTCCGGCGCGAGCGTCGCTCGGTGCTGCTCGCGCGCACGACCAAGGACGCCGCCGAGAAGGAGTACCTGGCCGAGCACGGCCTGCGCGAGGCCATCGTCGTCCCGCTGCACATGGACGGCGTCATCGTCGGCACGCTCTCGGTCGGCAACCGCCTCGGCGAGGTCCGCGGTTTCGACGCCGGTGACGTCCGCCTGCTGGAGACCGTCGCCAACCACGCCGGCGTCGCGCTGAAGTCCGGCTCGCTGATCGCCCGCCTTTCGCACGAGGCGCACCACGACACCCTGACCGGCCTGCCCAACCGTCACCTGCTCCAGCAGGAACTCGACGCCGCGATCGCCGCCGTCCGCCTCGGCACGTCGGTCGGCTGCGCGGTGATGATCAGCGACCTCAACGGCTTCAAGGAGGTCAACGACACCCTCGGCCACCAGCACGGCGACCAACTTCTCCGGGACGTCGCGCGCCAGTTCGTCGAGGTGGCCGGTACGCGGGCGCTCGTCGCCCGGCTCGGTGGGGACGAGTTCGCCGTTCTGCTCACCGATGTCGCGAGCCCGGCCGAGGCCGCGTCGATGGCGCAGGCGATGGTCGACTCCCTGGCGGCGCCCATGCGGCTCGACGGCGTCTCGGTCGAGGTCTCCGCCTCGATCGGCGTCGCGATGGCCCCGCTGCACGGCGAGGACGTGTCGGGTCTGCTCAAGCGCGCGGACGTCGCGATGTACGCGGCCAAGGCCAACGGCGGCGGTGTGCGCTTCTACGACGAGGGTCTGCAGGAGGCGGCCAACCCCAGCCGGCTGGCGCTGGTCGGCGAACTGCGCGCGGCCATCAAGGACGGCGGCATCGAGGCCTGGGTTCAGCCGAAGGCGTCCCTGGTCGACGGCTCGATCGTCGGCGTCGAGGCCCTCGCGCGCTGGCGGCACCCGGTCGACGGCATCCGCGGCCCGGCCGAGTTCCTCCCGGTGGCCGAGGCCAACGGCATGATCGGCCCGCTCACCGAGGCGATGCTCGACTCCTCGCTCTCGGCGTGCTCGGCGTGGCTGCGCCGCGGCATCGAGGCCGGCGTCGCCGTCAACGTCTCGCCGCGCAGCCTGCGCGACACCTCGTTCGCCGAGACGGTCTCGTCGGTGCTCGCCCGCCACGACGTCCCCGCGCACCTGCTGACCCTCGAGATCACCGAGACGTCCCTGATGGCGGACAGCCCGCAGGCGATCGACGTGCTGGTGCGCCTCAACGCGCTCGGCGTCCGGCTCTCCATCGACGACTTCGGCACCGGCTACTCGTCCCTGGCGTACCTGCGCCGACTCCCGGTCAACGAGATCAAGATCGACCGCGAGTTCACCTCGCGGATCGAGAGCGACCCGCGGGTGCTCACGATCGTCCGCTCGGTCGCCGACCTCGCGCGCAACATCGGCATGCAGACCGTCGCCGAGGGCGTCGAGGACTCGGACGTCTTCGCCCGCCTCCAGGAGCTCGGCGTCGGGCAGGCGCAGGGGTACCACATCTCGCGCCCGATGCCCGCGGCCGAGTTCCCGGCCTGGCTCGACCGCTACAACGAGGACCTCAACGGCCCCCGGCCGCTGCTCCCCGGCGGTCGCCGCCCCCGCTCGCACGCGGCGGCCTAG
- a CDS encoding S8 family serine peptidase → MARRARRTGPRASVLVAGLSGIALVAAAVVAVAPSPDPERLPAGDYVLRAQSGELDDVLRDVRAAGGTVTGEFDSLDGAAVRLDADAATALAADGRVAALTPDVDVPAPAGATATPAPGTTTSPKNASKPPTASPTRKPTKSTGTKAKPKSTPAGPTHDGGAGQSYDAAADPNSLCNIAKLVGVRPMWRQGGTGQGVDVALIDSGVAPVPGLNAPGKVIHGPDLTPESQNSSTRYLDTFGHGTHMAGIIAGKDASVDTKKSGSCEGFAGMAPDARIISVKAADAHGATDVSQILAAIDWVVQHAKDPGMNIRVLNLSFGTDGTQDYVVDPLAHAVEVAWRKGIVVVVSAGNSGFADGRLTNPARNPHILAVGADDTKGTASTLDDTIPEFSSRGDSKRNPDIVAPGKSVQSLRVPGSYIDTAYGEKGAFAGRFFRGSGTSQAAAVASGAIAALISARPNLTPEQVKLLTATLGLGLVVADPRAQGHGLLQLGVPALVAALTSPPLVGNLIEPAAGLLNGLLNGRVTAPRAKGTGTLEGARGQDHLELDGKPLTGERDIFGKPFNSATHAKAAAAGHAWNGGTWNGSTWAGRTWAGRTWASTEWLGRTWAGRTWAGRTWADGSWNGRTWAGGTWNGRTWAGVSWAGRTWAGTDFAGGDWQ, encoded by the coding sequence ATGGCGCGCAGGGCCCGCAGAACCGGTCCGCGCGCGTCCGTCCTCGTCGCCGGTCTGTCCGGGATCGCCCTGGTCGCGGCCGCCGTCGTCGCGGTCGCCCCGTCGCCCGACCCCGAGCGCCTCCCGGCCGGCGACTACGTCCTGCGGGCCCAGTCCGGCGAGCTGGACGACGTGCTCCGCGACGTCCGCGCCGCGGGCGGGACCGTCACCGGCGAGTTCGACTCTCTCGACGGCGCCGCCGTGCGCCTCGACGCCGACGCCGCCACCGCCCTCGCCGCCGATGGTCGCGTCGCCGCCCTGACCCCGGACGTCGACGTCCCCGCCCCCGCGGGTGCGACCGCCACCCCGGCGCCCGGAACGACGACTTCCCCGAAGAACGCGTCGAAGCCCCCGACGGCGTCCCCGACGAGAAAGCCGACGAAGTCGACCGGCACCAAGGCGAAGCCGAAGAGCACCCCCGCGGGACCGACGCACGACGGGGGAGCCGGGCAGTCCTACGACGCCGCGGCGGACCCGAACTCGCTGTGCAACATCGCGAAGCTGGTCGGGGTCCGGCCGATGTGGCGGCAGGGCGGGACCGGCCAGGGCGTCGACGTCGCGCTGATCGACTCCGGGGTCGCGCCGGTCCCCGGGCTGAACGCGCCCGGAAAGGTGATCCACGGTCCGGACCTGACGCCCGAGTCGCAGAACTCGAGCACCCGCTATCTCGACACGTTCGGCCACGGCACCCACATGGCCGGGATCATCGCCGGCAAGGACGCGAGCGTCGACACCAAGAAGTCGGGCTCGTGCGAGGGCTTCGCCGGCATGGCGCCGGACGCGCGCATCATCAGTGTGAAGGCCGCCGACGCCCACGGCGCGACCGACGTCTCGCAGATCCTCGCGGCGATCGACTGGGTCGTGCAGCACGCGAAGGACCCCGGGATGAACATCCGGGTCCTCAACCTGAGCTTCGGCACCGACGGGACCCAGGACTACGTCGTCGACCCGCTCGCCCACGCGGTCGAGGTCGCCTGGCGCAAGGGCATCGTCGTCGTGGTGTCGGCCGGCAACTCCGGCTTCGCCGACGGCCGCCTGACGAACCCGGCGCGCAACCCCCACATCCTCGCCGTCGGTGCGGACGACACCAAGGGCACGGCCTCGACGCTCGACGACACGATCCCGGAGTTCTCCTCGCGCGGGGACAGCAAGCGCAACCCCGACATCGTCGCGCCGGGCAAGAGCGTCCAGAGCCTGCGCGTCCCCGGCTCGTACATCGACACCGCGTACGGGGAGAAGGGCGCCTTCGCCGGCCGATTCTTCCGCGGCAGCGGCACGTCGCAGGCGGCGGCGGTCGCGTCCGGGGCGATCGCGGCGCTGATCTCCGCCCGCCCGAACCTCACCCCGGAGCAGGTCAAGCTCCTGACGGCGACGCTCGGCCTCGGCCTCGTCGTCGCCGACCCGCGGGCCCAGGGGCACGGGCTGCTGCAGCTCGGCGTCCCGGCCCTCGTTGCCGCGCTGACGTCCCCGCCGCTGGTCGGCAACCTCATCGAGCCGGCGGCCGGGCTGCTCAACGGTCTGCTGAACGGCCGGGTCACCGCCCCGCGGGCCAAGGGCACCGGGACGCTCGAGGGCGCACGTGGGCAGGATCACCTCGAGCTCGACGGGAAACCGCTGACCGGCGAACGGGACATCTTCGGCAAACCGTTCAACTCCGCGACCCATGCGAAGGCTGCCGCCGCCGGTCACGCCTGGAACGGCGGCACCTGGAACGGCTCCACGTGGGCGGGCCGGACCTGGGCCGGGCGCACCTGGGCATCCACCGAATGGCTGGGTCGCACCTGGGCCGGACGGACCTGGGCCGGCCGGACTTGGGCGGATGGGTCCTGGAATGGCCGGACTTGGGCCGGTGGAACGTGGAACGGACGCACCTGGGCCGGCGTCTCATGGGCTGGGCGTACCTGGGCAGGTACGGACTTCGCCGGAGGAGACTGGCAGTGA